Genomic segment of Lagopus muta isolate bLagMut1 chromosome 3, bLagMut1 primary, whole genome shotgun sequence:
tttgtttttaaattgaatatCAAAGAAGTTTTAAGTATTGTTTGAGGGGTTGGAAAAGGGTGGGAATATTGAGTTCAGAGTCTGAGAAGAAACTTAATAAAGTACTGACTTGATCTAAGTGCTGTGTGAACATGTTGTGCTTTTCATAGGTGTCATGAAACGTCTTGTTTGTAAGCATATACGTAAGGAATGCTCTTGGCACACCGTGATCAGTTACTTTGGCCTAAACATCGATTGCCTCTTGTAAAAACctgtaagtaaaataaatgtaatttggTTGCTTCAATGACTTGCTCTCTGAACAAAGTTAGCATGGCCTGCCTCTAAAAGGAAAAGTGAATATCAGTTGGTTTATTTTGTAAAAGGGGCAGATCTTTGATTCTATTGTAACAGCTGTCAAAGACTTTGAAAGCTGAATCAATTGTTGTGTTTTACAGAAATGGCAGCTCAGAAAAGGAAGTCTGCGTTAGTAGAACCGTCTGCTAAACGTCCCAGGCTGGACAAGAACAGCAGACCATCATCagcaaagaaggagaaagaggtgTCAGATGCAAAACATGTTTCAAATAAATCGAACTCTAATCAGTGTGCAGTGCAGGAGAAAACTGTACTCAGAACCTCTGTCAAATCAAACAGGTCAGTGATAAAGCAAATAAGTGATTattctacattttcttcctaGACTGAATTAGGGCAGAAAACAGTATAAAGAGAGTGAATTGGAGTTAAAGGTAGTTAAAATAGTTAAATATTAAATAGTTAAATATTGCTAGTGGGACAATCAGCTTTATCATTTTGATATCTTCTACATGATCTTTTTCCGGAACCATTTTAGTGTCTTGAAATCCAGAAGGACTCCTTCAGAAAGGGTTCTGGAGGGGAAAATAAAGCTAATACTTCATTTAAAAGCTACAAGTATCAACAACTAACATGTGCTAGAAATGTTGGAAGGCATTTGTTGCGTTGCCTACTACGGGCATTCATGTGGAGTTCATGGTTCAGTCTTGCAATACGTAAAAAGGCATTGAGCACTGCACTTAAGAGTAACCAGGTGGAAGTGATGTCTCTTTAGACAGATTGCAAGAAAGTGATTCTAAAAGTATTACAAATATATGATTTCTTAtaaagaggggggaaaaaaccaacaaaccacaAGCAGAGGTTAGTAGGAATGTGacatttttaatgacaaattGGATTTTTCTGGGTGCTGAAGAATAATTATTTGAATATTTCAGTGTCAATGCAAATGAATGTGAACTAGGAACACGCATGACTACAAGGTCGTCGGGATTCAATTCAAATAGTAAAACAGTACCTGACAAAAAGGTCCAACAGCAGCCCAAATCTACAAAAAGTAAAGAGGTGTGCCAGAAAAAAACTGTGCAAGAAATTCCTAGGTCAAAATGCGTAACTGCTCCAAGTGAGCCTGGTGCGAGGAGAtcacagaggctgcagcagctaACACATGTAGAAGAGTCTGCACGATCCCTTCGCAGCAGAGAAGTTAAAGAAGGAAAACCTTTGGATGTAAAACAGAGTAGCCAGGCGAAGAAACCTGCTCACAATGTTGCACCAAAAGTGCTTCAGCctgctggagagaaagcagagcagaaaaataccaaaataaagTCAAACAATGCAGAAGATAAAGAAACACATGTAGAAGTGACCAGCTCTCCGAAAGAGAAGAAGTGTAAgacagacaagaaaaatgacAATTCAAAAAGTCTTCAACGTAGCGTTGAAGACTCGTCGTTATGTCCTGATGACGACCTTGAAGGAGTTAAGAAAGACCAAAAAGACCCTGTATCTCCAATTCCTAGCAGCACAAAGAAAGCGAAAGTAGATTCTCCAAAGCCAAATTCTAAGACAGTATctaaggaaaagcagcaagcGCACCAGAACGTAAAAGGCAGTATCAAGGCAAACAAGGTTTCACAGCCATCTGTAAGTGAAACAAAAGTAGCTGATCAACCCGAGAGTGATGTGAAATCCAAAAGGGTGAGCATCCTTGAACTCTGTGAAGAAATTGCGGGTGAAATTGAGTCAGATACAGTAGAGGTGAAGAAAGATTCCCCTAATGCTGAGTGTagtaaaacagaagaagaaaagcatgctgAAGTACAGCTGCAACAAAGTGAAACGCTTACTCAGAAAGAACCTGCTCAAAGTACTCAGTGCAAACGTTTTTTCCCTAGCAAAAAAGGAATGCCTGTCAAGTGTACTTTGAATGGTAGAAGTAACTCCTCAAACAAAAACTCTAAATGGACCAAAATCAAATTACTGAAAGCTAATAACGTGAAGCAGACTAACTTAAATTCTGTTAATGCCCCCAAGCtttctttgttaaaaaattTCCCTGAAGTTTCAGAGGCAAGTCAAATAGCTACAGAAGCACAGCATTCTAAAGCAGAAGGTCAGCTGCCAGTGACAAGACTGTCTGAGAATGAAAGTGCAACTTGTGTGCAGGACAAGTCAGACCCTTTATCTGAAAGAGCTGGAAGTAAAGAAGTGGCATTAGAAATGAAACAACCCACGAAAAGAGGTGCGGAAAATGGTTTGTTGCATAATTTGACAAAACATTTCTCTGAGCCACGACCTGATGAGGTAAGTCATTTTAGTTACAGCGCGTGATGGGGAGGGTGTTCTGAGtctgttttgtcttctgagAATGCCCTGCTTAGAAGGTTTGTTTTAACAATGACTTTATTTTACAGTAACTTACGCTTTCAGATGTGTTAAAGGTCCTGTCACTGATGTGTTATCATAGATGAAATGTCAGTAAACTGGAAAATGGATCTGTTCATTCTCCCAAGTTCCTTAGCCAATTAAATGTTGGTGGTTAAAaatttcctgctgcagccaaagGTTGTACAGGTTCATCTGGATGTTTTGTGATGACTTaagcttttctgaaaagatgCATTAAAAGAAGTGGAGTGGGGGGAGTGTTCTCTACTTCAGTATGGACTACCTAAGCTGATGCATTTTGTCTACTTGAAATTGAATTTCAATGTATGATTGAAATAGGAAAAACTGGTGCTGTATTCAAGGTGTTAATACTGTGTTAATTGAGTGGTTTTGATAATATATTAGAGGCATTAAatagttgtttgctttttttaatttaaatctaatcttctgtgttttatttagaACTTCGAATTACGTTTGGAATCAAGTCCAGAAAGCTCTCCAGTCAAGCATCTTACAGCTCCTAAACCatcaaaacaattaaaaaaagagcCTGGAGAATGCAACCCACAAGGTAATTGCTTACtaataatttttgttctttttctgatcAGCTGCATTGGAAGTAACAGTATTCCTTCCAGAGGGATGTTTCACAGAGCCAAACTTCCAGAACTGGAGCTGTTCTCTGAAGGTTTTAATCTATCTTTGCACCTAACACAATAACCATGTTAGTAGCAGCAAATGTGGTTTTATCTGAGGGTTCTGAAGTGAGAAGtagtatatttttcttcccagctctACTTCTGGTAATTCTTTGTGCTTTATGCatgaatattttaatgctttaatgTGCTCCATTTCAGCGTAAGTGAAGTGACAACTTATTCATAAGCAAGCACAAAGAACAACCTTTCCGTGTAATAAATTAATAAGAAAACCTGCAATTTTTCAATTTGTGTCTCTTTTTGTTGATGATCCTCTACTGGTTCCCACTTCTTTTGCATAGATATCAGCACTTCTTTCTTCTAATTTGTTGTGCTTAATCTTGACCAACTTATGAATTGTGTAATCGCtctcccattttattatgtattttagtttttttcagCCTGTGAATTCTGTTTGTAAGACCTTGTGATTAGTGAGATGTAAATATTTTAGCTCAAGTACGCTTGATTAAGAAATACTATCAGTGGATCACTAGCATATCTTTCCCCTTGAAGTTGTTCatccttttgttttgtgttctaGAATTCTTTATTTgatagggttttgttttgtttgaaaatctgATCTGGAGAGCActtcttaattattttgttctatTAACCAGTTACAATTTTACTACTATTCTAGGATATTTTTCTAGAGCTGAATACTCTGTGCTGTAAGAGAATGTGAAaatgtggtgtttgttttttgttttttttctaaatctattCTAAATTGCTGCTTCAGTGTCATGGAGCATGCTTCAGCTGATGGCATTTATGATTCTAATACTATAAACTCTGGTGTAGTTTCACTACTGCCTGTGCTTAGCGGTTGGCAAGCTGCTCTGCGTGAAAAATGCCcagaaaatgttaaagaaaattgCATATTGTTTAAGTATATGTGGTGAAACACTTGAATACTGCCTCAAAAGTTGCATCTTTTTATTGGTTATGAGCAAATTGCAGCATTATCTTGAACTTCAGTAAATTAGTTTCAGTGTTTAAAAGAACACGCTGTGTAGTTCAAATTTCCTTTGTAGCTAATGACTTTCTAATGCAATGACAATCTTTGGTTAGTTGTAGGTTTGGCTCCCAAGCAGTTGACACACACTTCATCTACAAATCAAACTTCTGAAACTGAGAACAGGTATAGTATTTCATACGTGATGGAATGGCTGTAACCTTTCTTAGAGTTACGACCGTTTTTATTATGAGACCGTTCTCCTAACCTCAACTTCCAATTCCAAATCAGtagtttcttatttttattaaataaaaatagacttCAATTTTATCTAGTtgttaaaagatatttttgttctgttaagAAAGTGAAGGAAGTACTTTTAAATAACTGTACTATTTTAAAGTAGGGTTTAGCAAAGTCAGGCAAACAtctggggggttggactcgatgatctctggaggtcccttccaacccctacaattctgtgattctgtgattctgtgatttctaatAATCATCTGATTTGAAGAGGAGACTAAGAAAAAGTATGTAAGGAGGAATTACTATGTGATTTTTGCTTAGTGGATTTTTTTGTCTACTTGTTTTAAGGATTTTACTTGTCATCTTGTTTTAAGGATTTTCCTAATCCTTAAAGTAGGATCTTCTTTgtatatgtgttttttttcaggtaagGAAAAGAGCACTTAATTTGAGACTTTCGTGTGATTGCTGTAAAACTAAAGTTCAGTGCTCTTTTGGTCAGCTGCCTTAAAGAAAAGGGATGTTGGAACTGTTAAGTTCAAACTGACACTGTGTACCTAATGTTCAGATTGTGTAGACTTGTAGCTTTTTACTATAGTTttgggggtattgattgatgctcggctgaacatgagccgacagtgtgcccaggtggccaagaaggccaatggcatcctggcttgcatcagaaacagtgttgcaagcaggagcagagaggtgattgttcccctatattcagcactcgtgaggccgcacctcgagtactgtgtccagttttgggcccctcactgcaagaaagatattgaggccctggaacgtgttcaaagaagggcaacgaagctggtgaggggtctggaacacaggccatatgaggagaggctgaaggagctgggaatgttcagcctggagaagaggaggctcaggggagaccttattgctctctataacttcctgaagggaggttgtagtgagctgggggtcggcctcttctctcgtgtcattagggataggaccagggggaatggtttcaagctacgccaggggaaattcaggctggacatgaggaagtattacttttcagaaagggtggtcaggcactggaatggactgcccagggaggtggtggaatcaccgagcctgggggtgttcaaggaaagactggatgttgcgttgagggacatggtttagtaggagctattgggaataggtgaacggttggactgggtgatcttttaggtcttttccaaccttagtgattctatgattctatgattctatgacatactaaagaaaataatttcttcatccCTAAAATCTTGAACAGCAATGTAGTTGGCACAGTGGTTAGTCAATTGCTTCTTCTTTCTATATTCataacaaagacaaaaaatgatTCATTTGCAGTTCTTCCTCTGAGGCCAGATTAACAGTTCAGACTATCCAACACTTTTGTATGTGCTAAACCATACTCTGTGGAGTCTCACAGGCAGTGAGGGTTAATGTAGATGTAAGTCTAGTTAAAGGAACGTGTTCGTTCGTAACTGTTCAGTAGCTTTCTGGCATTTACTCAAGTGTACTACATTTTTAGCCATAATATCTGTATTGCCTTACTGTTATGGGGATGCATATATCCTGAGAGCTTTCTTAGCCTGATTTCCATGTTACCTTGATTTGTCCTAGGCTTAAACCATCATTCTGTCTGTGGTACCCTGCTATAATGCACGAGTAATGCGTATTAGCTACAGCATAGCTCTCTTTCTAGGTGCTTTATCAGAAAAGgttacagacagaaaaaagcaaCCCTTGAAGTAGCCAGTTAATGCAAATTTTGGGGTGTGACTGTGACAGACTTAAACTGACTGAGAATATTGTAGCAATTTAAATTCTTTATTCCTTAAGTCCacttcttcctccctctctccttccctctcttcttcCCATCTTCCCTCACTGACAGCAATAAGTCTGAATTGAGTTTGAGAGATTTATGTTATCTGTTTTATAGAGCTGTCTGGAATTTGTGGCAATACTTACAGGGTTTGCTTCAGCAGCCTGGCACGTGATACCTGTAACTAGTAATCTAAACCTCGTGTGGGAAATGAACGGCATTAGGCACCATCCTTCATGCTCTGAAAACACCTCCGTTTTTATTCTCTTAATAGGTGTGAATAACCTATCCTACTTGATAATAaattccaccttttttttttcattacgAAAAAAATCTTGTCATTGGTTTAGacacaaactgtatttttagtTAGTCCTCTTATTTCCCCATTATTCCATCTGGTTTGCAAGCTAAAATATATAGGGCTGTGTTTTGGAGCTTGAAACTTACATTTGCATCCTTTCAAAGTTTGGTTATACTAATCACAATGGTTTTAAGTGTCTGGAATGACAGGTATGAGCAGTCCCTTCTTAATATGaaatatgtttgtatttctaGGGCTCCATTGACAAATCCTACATTAACATCAAAGTGCAGTAACTTGCTGCCATCTGAGGAGCACATTCAAAAGCtaaaagaagcaggaaaagatgGTGAAAAGCAGCTGATCATAGTAAGTAACGCCCTTTTAGTAAGGTTTATAGTTTTCTCAGACAGCTTACTTTTGAattagcagtgctgtgtttttaagAGCAAAAGTCCTCACTTGTATATACTACTATTGCTATTCTTACTGATTCATGGAACTGAAACCCTTGCTAAATTGTCATTTGGTATTTTTAGAGGGAGTGGTAGCAGAGTGACTTACATTTAAAAGTGATTCTTGTTAGAAAAATTCTACTGCTTTGAAAAGACTGACTGCTCAGTAGAAGTTCATTTGCTTTAGGGATAATGAATGTGCATTTGCTTACATGCAAAAACTCAGTTTCTTAATATTTCAGATGCATAGGGGGATTTGCATCTGGTAGATGTGTTGTGAATGGTTTTATTCCTGCATCATTCAAGTCTGCAAGGTTCTGAGACAAACTTTTTGTCTTGGAacaaatgtatatttattttgctatgaaCACACTGGTTTTCACCTTAGTATGTCACAGAAGCCTTGGGAAATTGAGATCTGGGAAGCTGCTGAGGGAGGGGAAGCCAGAGCGTTAGGAAGAAGGAGCCCATGGGATGCTTCTCAATGGGTTTACCACTCTCATGTTGCGTTGATGTTCTGGCTAAATTGCAGTATTTTCCGTGCAAGGCATGAATTATACATAGGAAAGTATTAACCAAAATAGAACCAGCTGAAACTCGGAATGctttaatatttcaaaagcagaacttcTAAGAAGTGATTTGATAAGTATATCCTTGTTTTGCCTAAATGATACCCATTTAGATGCTTGAATGCACAGAATGGTAAACAGTATAAAATAGTATATTATGAACAGTAGCTAATAGCAATAACAATAGCTGACAATTTACTTAAGTAGTTTGGCTGTTGCCTCTTTAAAAGTCATTTTACCAACAAAGTTAATGTGAGTGATTAAATAGCTACTTAGAATTGTAGAGTATTCCTCATCACTGCAgtgtattttacatattttttagTTAACAGAGTGTGACTGATGAGTTGCTTAGGACCTTTGGCAAGAAGAAATAACTTGCTGCTTAGCTACTGAGGGGAGTAATTTTTTCACCAGATATTCAAGTAAAAGTTGTCAGTTGTTCAATCCAGCAACATTGTAGATTATAAAGAATGGTCACCTCTGAAGAGTAGTAGGAGAAATGAGAGAGACctacttcttgttttctgtaggTATTTCTGGACAGTGCACATTTACAAAATGTGCTGTTTACTTGTAAGCAGCAGCTTCGTACCATCTAGTATGTTTTAGTTTTATCACTTTGTGCAAACCTAATTCACTTCAATTTCACCCTGTTTGGAGTTGacttttttgttctcttgaaAGAGCGTTTTGGTAATTGCCCATAGTTTGCTTTAcctgcagagcactggggaATGTAGTACTCAGATATTCTGTTAGCAGTACCAGAAATACTGAGGATCTCAAATGTCTGTTATGCCACCCTGTGAAATTGATGTTTGTTACTGCAGAGACAAGACAAAGTTGTGTCAGCAGTAGTTTGTGCTAACATCTGGGGGTGAAAGAATTGCTAAGTGGGCCTTTGAAGTACAGACATAGTTCATACAAATGCTCAAAAGAATGGAATTAAAGGCATATAACAAACTATGGTACTTTTTGAAGGTAATAGTTGTGTTTTGCAAATTCATGGTGAATTTCTGAAGTGTTCATTCTGAATGGCTGAACAGCTCTGAGAGATCTGGGGGGAACTGGTGCTATGAattggtttttgttgttcttagGGGGGTGGGTTTttggtgtggggtttttttgtgtttgtttgtttgttttttttttttttttttttttttttgaggtagTTTCAAAGGTGCTTGTGTATTTCTGTAATGCTCCTCTAACAATAGTGATGCAGTCTTGTTCTTCTTTAATTTGAACAAATATGAGAAGTGCTGTTCTTTATTCAGAGCAGGGAACATTTAACTCACTCTTTGTTATATCTTAAAGTAAGTAAATGCCTGAGAGGTGCCTATTAACTCTCTTGATGGTATCTTGAGGTTCAGAGTTTGAGATGTTAAAAATATCATCTGTGTGTTCTAAATGTTTGGGAAGATGGTATGATGAAGCTAGGCACTGTTTTCTACAGTATGCCTTAATTTTTGTACTCAGTCCTTAAGGGTATATAttactttccttcttcttccaagtgatttttttctttttcttttttttttaaatatagaattCTTAACAAGTTTTAAGGCTATTTAATTGcaagaagtaaaataatgaCTTCCATTTGTAGAAGCAGTACTTACTAGCTGTACTTgcaatgttctttttcttggtGTACATCATCTAGTCATCTGAGCAACTTTCAAATATTACATCATCATCGTTGTATAAAGGCAGAGCTAAGACAGGATGAGTTGTTTCCGTGTTCCTTGGATTTGCTTTGTCTTGCACATCCTAAAAAGCAGAGATCTTCCAAGTGTGACACttaagctgaaaaaaaagaacagggaatCTAATCCTGCAGCTCTTTGTAAAACAAGCAGTGATGGAAAACAGTGCTACTCAATGTGATGTGCAATGAGGTAGGTTCTGAGCTAGGTACATCTGCAGGAAGGTCAGATTGAGCTCCAAAATATATGTTCCAACTCCCCACTTTAGAGAAGTAATCTGTTCTGAATATCTGTGAATTGTACCATACAGGTAAAGTGAAGTTCCAAACTGGAACTTTTACAGAATTATGCacttttttcctgatatttgaATATGAAATCATCTGTTCTTTCAGTTTCACAAGTTAAAGGAAGTGTAAATGTGCAAAGCAAGTATTGTCAGCTTGCATGAGATCTTGCTTTACATCCAAGACGAGGAAAGTCATCTGTTGTCTTCTTGTGAAATTCTGATCTCCTGCCACATCTAGAACAAAATTTTGACCATGAAAGTATGAAGTGAGAATGCTACAAAAGAACGTTCTGAGTAGTATCTCTGTAGCTCACaggttttcttccattttatgcCACTAAGGACACATGTTTCTCTGCAAATAAAGCTAGTCTGTTGAAAATGGTGCTCACTAGTTTTAGGGAAGAACGTGTACAGTGATTGAACAGTGAAGGCACATAATCAAagtgataaaaaataaagcattgcaGAGATTCTTCTGCCTTTCTAATGATCTGAGCTAATACCTGGATGGAAACAAGCCTGAAGAATTGTAGGTGATTTTATGAATGTCAGTAATTGCGTGGATCAGGATTGCTTGACAAAAAGTGCTTTGATTCTGGTGCTGTGTATGGAAGTGGTGTGTAACTTAATTCAGTTTATACATTTGGATGTCATACTTGAAATATTccatatattttgtttaaacTTGGACATAATTTTCAATTTGACTGAAAtagatgttttcatttaagttGAAACCACAATCCTTGATGGAAACAATAAAATAAGTGTAGAAGTGATTTCTCATGAGGTTGAAGAAACTTATATaacaagcatttaaaatagCAGATTTCTTCCTTAAACTGGAACAGTCCTGTTGGCAGTTTCTCTGAAGAAGTGGAGAGTGATTTGGGGTCAATATTGTGGTGTTCTCAGTGGTTACATGCCATCTCCTGCAGTCCCAGTGAGAACAAGGCAGTGGTTGCTGTATGAACGTCTGGGAAGGGATTCAGTGGAGATGAGAGCAGTGAGTCTCCCTACTTCTTGTGTAAATCTTACCCTCTGGGACAGCTCTGCCCCTCGTGGGACTCTAATGATCACCGTCTCTCATTGtcattccttctcatttctgctCCACCACCAAAACCCAGCTTTCTCTATCAAATCCAGGTGGCGTGTGTTCAGCATCCTTTGTCCTGAGAGTTTTGAAGACTGTTCCATAAGGTTAGCTGAGACTTGCTGCAGGAATTCAAGCACATCAGGGCACTCTGTGATATACTTGAGCTGTGTTTTCACATGGGTTGAGAATGGATTGTGCAGATTTGGTTTTtaagtttgtatttttttcatgttgctCTAAGTGATGACCAGTGGGgacatttcattttgcattttctctaatatatttaaaaaaaaccaaaaaaaacaaaaaaaaaaccaaaaaacacagaactgatACATCACAGTTCTGAAAGTTCTGAGTTGgctaaattttcttttcagaaagatgagTGTTGCTGgtgatttattttcctgttgctaTTGTTGTAATTGCCACGCACAGCAGTTCATTTCCAAGTGAAACTTGTTTCTGAGTTGGGTCGTGTCTTCCGATCCTCTCATCCAAGGGGATCCACCCATCAACTTCTGTCTTGAATGCATCTTTTGTTTAAATAGCATTctttgatgttttcatttgctgtggGGAGCCTGAAAATCTCTGTGTTGTTCCTTCCTGTTCTTCTCCATTGTATTTCCTTTCCAGCCTGCCTGTTTTATGGCTGGGTTATATTCTTACTCTATAtgagaagatgagaagaaaaaataatcttgctCTAACACACACTAGGTAATAAAGGAAGAGGTGACCTAATCTGTGCCtgaagagagagggaagaataaaaaaggcCCCTTTTCATCTCCTACAGAGGCACCAAATGCCTTTTTTGCTTGCAGGGCTCCCTATTCCACACATGGAGGATCAGCAGACATGCATCTTCTCAAAGAAGATATTGGTaagacttttctttctgtctaaCACAGATTTAAGAAATCCTTCTGGAGAATGAGACAACATTGTTGCAACGTTCCATTACAGTTAGCCTAGAAAAGCAGTGCCTCTCACCTATCCTTTACTTTTATGAGTGAGGATTGCCTGATGTATCAGGAATGCTTAACTGCCATCTACGCTTGCAGAATCTCATTTGGAAGTAGAAGTATTCCTGCTCCTCGTTGTTTCTGTTTAGAAAACTGAGATTTACATAGAAtaactcatttttcttcctacaaccacacattttcttaaatgctgCTCTGATAAAACCTCTTTGAGTTCTGAGAGCCAAATCTGACATGATTTTCTAGTTCTGGcaagtcacagaatcagaattgcaggggttggaagatCAAGAGATTGAGTCCAAACCCCCGTtttaaagcaggttccctacaatagtTGTCAGTATATTTATTGTCCAGTTTCTAGAATCTGATATTGGCTGACAAGATTGAAGCCCATCAATTTGAAGTTAAAGCAAGATAAACTTAAATAAATACCGTAATTAGATTGTGAAAGcatgttgggttttgtttgttggcttgtttgtttgtttttaattccccACATCTGAGTTTTTAAGGGTTTCCTTTACTCCCAAGTGTGGTGCATAACGCTGGTTTGTTCGTATGTCTTCCCATTAGGGAGAACTGGTGACCTTGAATGCAGTGTTGTTTGGGAGCACTTCTTACTCTTGATGCATGCCCTTTCCCCTTTTACTTTTGCAATGGCGCAAGGTTAAAAATAGCCAGATTCTCTAGATGTTTTCTCAAAGTGCAGAATGCATTCTTCATAACTCCTAATTTTATTTTCCGTGTTCTAGTTTTGTATCATATGGATATGAGATacagagcttttttcttttccttccttgaagCGTTATGTCCTGCAGTGTGTGTCTGAAACTCtttttcagttacaaaaaaagGCTATTGCCATTATTACCCTCAGGACACTGCTAAGTATTtgctaaacaaaaaaaaaaggaaaatagaggCAGCATATGTCGAGGCTACAGAGTTCAGAAGATTGCTGTAGATGCATTAAAGTGTTTTTCTGACGTCCACATAGCAGATTGATAGCACTAACCTGTTTGTGTGTCGCACATTGGTGCAACTGAGTGCGTGTCAAAATGATATCAGCAACATCTATGGAAGGCAAACTATCAAATATGGCAATACTGCCAAGACAGCACGTGTATTTACAATATGAGATGGGACAAGCTAAGGAGCTTGGCAGCTTTGAGGATTTTCTAGCCCCTTGTTTTTAATGACATCCTATgtagctattttattttttttggttttggcttgAGATAGGTGTTTTGGCTTAAACACCATTAATTTCTCATTGAGTTGAACAGTTTCATTGTTGAATTGTTTCATTGCAGTACTGATATGTTAGGAGTTACTTTATGTAACAGATtttctaattacttttttttaaagtgtactCCAAGCACCAGAGTAGATTCCTTCTTCACTTATTGTACCCTCAACATGAGGCGTATGTTCTCTGCCTTCATCTAGAAATTGTTTGGTTCATTTTAAGATAATCACCATGCATCCCTCCTGCTGAACTGCCTTTTCTCTCATAGATAAGCCCTTGAGCATATTTTGGTGACCAGATGGGGACCTCCTTTGGTATTATGTTGCTTCCTTAAGGGAAGTCTACAGGTAGAATGAAATGTACTGGATTCAGTTTTTACACCTTTAGAAACTTCATCTTGTCCTGACTTTGTGAATCTAACCTCAGGATGcatctctcttcttccttcatcaAAGTAGTGTacttctgtttgtctttctgtgtATGATATGAATGCATGAACTGGCACACCGTGTCAGATTCACCTTCTTTCTTCTGGCTGACTTCCACGCATGTGCTCTTATAGAGAAGTTCAATTCTGGATCTGCGTGACCAAA
This window contains:
- the ESCO1 gene encoding N-acetyltransferase ESCO1 isoform X1, producing MAAQKRKSALVEPSAKRPRLDKNSRPSSAKKEKEVSDAKHVSNKSNSNQCAVQEKTVLRTSVKSNSVNANECELGTRMTTRSSGFNSNSKTVPDKKVQQQPKSTKSKEVCQKKTVQEIPRSKCVTAPSEPGARRSQRLQQLTHVEESARSLRSREVKEGKPLDVKQSSQAKKPAHNVAPKVLQPAGEKAEQKNTKIKSNNAEDKETHVEVTSSPKEKKCKTDKKNDNSKSLQRSVEDSSLCPDDDLEGVKKDQKDPVSPIPSSTKKAKVDSPKPNSKTVSKEKQQAHQNVKGSIKANKVSQPSVSETKVADQPESDVKSKRVSILELCEEIAGEIESDTVEVKKDSPNAECSKTEEEKHAEVQLQQSETLTQKEPAQSTQCKRFFPSKKGMPVKCTLNGRSNSSNKNSKWTKIKLLKANNVKQTNLNSVNAPKLSLLKNFPEVSEASQIATEAQHSKAEGQLPVTRLSENESATCVQDKSDPLSERAGSKEVALEMKQPTKRGAENGLLHNLTKHFSEPRPDENFELRLESSPESSPVKHLTAPKPSKQLKKEPGECNPQVVGLAPKQLTHTSSTNQTSETENRAPLTNPTLTSKCSNLLPSEEHIQKLKEAGKDGEKQLIIDAGQKRFGAISCNICGMLYTASNPEDETQHLLFHNQFISAVKYVGWKKERILAEYPDGRIIMVLPDDPKYALKKVEEIREMVDNDLGFQQAPLMCYSRTKTLLFISNDKKVIGCLIAEHIQWGYRVIEEKVPEISSENEKVIFERQKAWCCSTSPEPAICGISRIWVFSMMRRKKIASRMIECLRSNFIYGSYLSKEEIAFSDPTPDGKLFATQYCGTGQFLVYNFLNGQQQA
- the ESCO1 gene encoding N-acetyltransferase ESCO1 isoform X2 → MAAQKRKSALVEPSAKRPRLDKNSRPSSAKKEKEVSDAKHVSNKSNSNQCAVQEKTVLRTSVKSNSVNANECELGTRMTTRSSGFNSNSKTVPDKKVQQQPKSTKSKEVCQKKTVQEIPRSKCVTAPSEPGARRSQRLQQLTHVEESARSLRSREVKEGKPLDVKQSSQAKKPAHNVAPKVLQPAGEKAEQKNTKIKSNNAEDKETHVEVTSSPKEKKCKTDKKNDNSKSLQRSVEDSSLCPDDDLEGVKKDQKDPVSPIPSSTKKAKVDSPKPNSKTVSKEKQQAHQNVKGSIKANKVSQPSVSETKVADQPESDVKSKRVSILELCEEIAGEIESDTVEVKKDSPNAECSKTEEEKHAEVQLQQSETLTQKEPAQSTQCKRFFPSKKGMPVKCTLNGRSNSSNKNSKWTKIKLLKANNVKQTNLNSVNAPKLSLLKNFPEVSEASQIATEAQHSKAEGQLPVTRLSENESATCVQDKSDPLSERAGSKEVALEMKQPTKRGAENGLLHNLTKHFSEPRPDENFELRLESSPESSPVKHLTAPKPSKQLKKEPGECNPQVVGLAPKQLTHTSSTNQTSETENRAPLTNPTLTSKCSNLLPSEEHIQKLKEAGKDGEKQLIIDAGQKRFGAISCNICGMLYTASNPEDETQHLLFHNQFISAVKYVVLLIIHHECGSEEELITSIFLSMFILQIHTT